From Halanaeroarchaeum sulfurireducens, a single genomic window includes:
- the gyrB gene encoding DNA topoisomerase (ATP-hydrolyzing) subunit B, with protein MEEDSEYGAGQIQVLEGLEAVRKRPAMYVGSTDARGLHHLVYEVVDNSIDEALAGYCSSIEVVLHDDGSVSVTDDGRGIPVDTHEEYDRPAVEVIMTVLHAGGKFDNKSYQVSGGLHGVGVSVVNALSERLAVEIERDGGKYQERFEYGEPVTDLEKVEDVREDRTGTTIRFRPDSDIFETDEFDYTTLSTRLRELAFLNSGVEITLRDERDGDEQAEAVTFEYEGGIREFVEYLNDSRSPLHEDVIYIDEETDGVQVEIALQATRDLQSSTHAFANNINTREGGTHLTGFKTALTRIVNDYANEHDMLGELDGENLKGEDIREGLTAVISIKHPDPQFEGQTKTKLGNSEVRGIVESTIHEGLGTFFEENPDTARAIISKAIEAAKARKAAKEAEKLTRRKNALESTTLPGKLADCQTRTPEDAELFIVEGDSAGGCFVGDTEIALASGESMTLEELVEGYEAGETHYAYTIKQDGSIGLEEIRHPRMTKEDASLVEVTLDNGESIQCTPDHEFMLRDGTYTEAGNLEAGDSLMPLYRKSSDTSEPNITIDGYEMVKQPNRTNFWKFTHLLADRYNLARERYHEDDGDHNHHVDFDKRNNRPDNIERLSKEDHLELHRTHAKETLHTEEVYEKFFEDEAALVDAVSAYNHTVVSVEHLDETADVYDIEIPGTHNFALESGVFVHNSAKQARDREFQAVLPIRGKILNVEKHRLDRILQNEEIRAMIRAIGTGVGEEFDIENLRYNKIIAATDADVDGAHIRTLLLTFFYRHMRPLLENGHVYAIKPPLYRIRYRGETYDAMTDEERDRIVEEVCDGNPSQVQRFKGLGEMNPEQLWDTAMNPENRILKQMTIEDAAEADRMFSVLMGEAVEPRKRFIQDHATDAEWVDI; from the coding sequence ATGGAAGAGGATTCCGAATACGGAGCCGGGCAGATACAGGTGCTCGAGGGGCTCGAAGCGGTCCGCAAACGACCCGCGATGTACGTCGGGTCGACGGACGCCCGGGGGCTCCATCACCTGGTCTACGAGGTCGTCGACAATTCGATCGACGAGGCGTTGGCCGGCTACTGTTCGTCCATCGAGGTCGTGTTGCACGATGACGGATCCGTGAGCGTGACCGACGACGGCCGCGGCATCCCCGTGGACACCCACGAGGAGTACGACCGACCGGCCGTCGAGGTGATCATGACGGTGCTCCACGCGGGTGGGAAGTTCGACAACAAGTCCTACCAGGTCTCCGGTGGCCTCCACGGCGTGGGCGTCTCCGTCGTGAACGCACTCTCGGAACGGCTCGCGGTCGAAATCGAACGGGATGGGGGCAAATACCAGGAACGCTTCGAATACGGGGAGCCCGTCACCGACCTCGAGAAGGTCGAAGACGTTCGCGAGGATCGGACCGGGACGACCATCCGATTCCGTCCCGACAGCGACATCTTCGAGACCGACGAATTCGACTATACGACGCTCTCTACGCGTCTCCGCGAACTCGCTTTCCTCAACTCGGGCGTGGAGATCACGCTTCGCGACGAGCGCGACGGTGACGAGCAAGCCGAAGCGGTCACCTTCGAGTACGAGGGTGGTATCCGGGAGTTCGTCGAGTACCTCAACGACTCGCGCTCGCCGCTTCACGAGGACGTCATCTACATCGACGAGGAGACCGACGGTGTCCAGGTCGAGATCGCGCTGCAAGCGACCAGAGATCTGCAGTCCTCGACGCACGCCTTCGCGAACAACATCAACACACGCGAGGGCGGCACCCACCTCACCGGGTTCAAGACGGCGCTGACTCGCATCGTCAACGACTACGCCAACGAGCACGACATGCTCGGCGAACTCGATGGCGAGAACCTCAAGGGTGAGGACATCCGTGAGGGGCTGACCGCCGTCATCTCCATCAAACACCCCGATCCCCAGTTCGAGGGGCAGACGAAGACGAAACTCGGCAACTCCGAGGTGCGCGGTATCGTCGAGTCGACGATCCACGAGGGGCTGGGCACCTTTTTCGAAGAAAATCCGGACACCGCCCGCGCCATCATCTCGAAGGCCATCGAGGCGGCGAAGGCACGCAAAGCAGCCAAGGAAGCCGAAAAGCTCACCCGCCGCAAGAACGCCCTCGAGTCGACGACGCTCCCAGGAAAGCTGGCGGACTGCCAGACTCGGACGCCCGAGGACGCCGAACTGTTCATCGTGGAAGGAGACAGCGCTGGGGGCTGCTTTGTCGGTGATACCGAAATCGCTCTTGCCTCCGGGGAGTCGATGACGCTCGAAGAGCTCGTCGAAGGCTACGAAGCGGGGGAAACCCACTACGCCTACACCATCAAACAGGATGGGTCGATCGGCCTCGAGGAGATCAGGCATCCGCGAATGACGAAAGAGGACGCCTCGCTGGTCGAGGTGACGTTGGACAACGGGGAATCTATCCAGTGTACGCCCGACCACGAGTTCATGCTTCGGGATGGAACCTACACCGAAGCGGGGAATCTCGAAGCGGGGGATTCCCTGATGCCCCTGTACCGGAAATCCTCGGACACGTCGGAACCGAATATCACCATCGACGGGTACGAGATGGTCAAACAACCGAATAGAACCAATTTCTGGAAATTTACCCATCTGCTCGCCGATCGCTACAACCTCGCACGGGAGAGATACCACGAAGACGACGGCGATCACAACCACCACGTCGACTTCGATAAGCGGAACAACCGCCCGGACAACATTGAGCGGTTATCGAAAGAGGATCACCTCGAACTGCATCGAACTCACGCGAAAGAGACCCTCCACACGGAGGAGGTCTACGAGAAGTTCTTCGAGGACGAAGCAGCACTCGTCGACGCGGTTTCCGCGTATAACCATACCGTCGTGAGCGTAGAGCACCTCGATGAGACCGCCGACGTGTACGACATCGAGATTCCGGGGACCCACAACTTCGCCCTCGAATCGGGTGTCTTCGTCCATAACAGCGCCAAACAGGCCCGCGACCGCGAGTTCCAGGCCGTCTTGCCCATCCGGGGGAAGATCCTGAACGTGGAGAAACATCGCCTGGACCGCATCCTCCAGAACGAGGAGATCCGGGCGATGATTCGGGCCATCGGGACCGGCGTCGGCGAGGAGTTCGACATCGAGAATCTCCGATATAATAAGATAATCGCCGCCACCGACGCGGATGTCGACGGAGCGCACATCAGGACGCTCCTGTTGACCTTCTTCTACCGGCACATGCGTCCGCTCCTCGAGAACGGGCACGTCTACGCCATCAAGCCCCCGCTCTACCGGATCCGCTACCGTGGGGAGACCTACGACGCCATGACCGACGAGGAGCGCGACCGGATCGTCGAGGAGGTCTGTGACGGCAACCCCAGCCAGGTCCAGCGCTTCAAGGGGCTGGGCGAGATGAACCCCGAACAGCTCTGGGACACCGCGATGAACCCCGAGAACCGCATCCTCAAGCAGATGACCATCGAGGACGCGGCGGAGGCCGACCGCATGTTCTCGGTGCTGATGGGTGAGGCGGTCGAGCCGCGCAAACGATTCATCCAGGACCACGCCACCGACGCGGAGTGGGTCGACATATGA